In the genome of Shewanella glacialimarina, one region contains:
- a CDS encoding Ig-like domain-containing protein: MNTSTRNLTKPLLLVSLLSASLLAGCNSDNDAMESVNQAPTADDIMLSTVTETAVMGKVKAVDRDNDPLMFMLKQQPTLGMVSLQTNGEFIYTPANEVTGMDSFTITVTDNINNPVNVMVSVTIDAQQVLFSSLSREAFLQGVNDKPLRVNGREIENDVSEINFYDDLLLDQ; this comes from the coding sequence ATGAATACATCAACTAGAAATTTAACCAAGCCATTATTGTTAGTCAGCCTTTTGAGTGCCAGTTTATTGGCCGGTTGTAATTCTGATAATGACGCGATGGAAAGTGTCAATCAAGCACCAACAGCTGATGACATAATGCTATCCACGGTGACAGAAACGGCCGTTATGGGCAAAGTTAAAGCGGTGGACAGGGACAATGACCCATTAATGTTTATGCTAAAACAACAGCCAACGTTAGGGATGGTGAGCTTACAAACTAATGGCGAGTTTATTTATACGCCAGCAAATGAAGTCACCGGCATGGACAGCTTTACCATTACCGTGACCGATAATATTAATAACCCGGTTAATGTGATGGTGTCGGTGACCATTGATGCACAGCAGGTGCTGTTTTCAAGTTTAAGTCGTGAGGCATTTTTACAAGGTGTTAATGACAAGCCGTTACGAGTTAATGGCCGCGAAATAGAAAATGATGTCAGCGAAATTAACTTCTACGACGATTTGTTACTTGATCAGTAA
- the nhaC gene encoding Na+/H+ antiporter NhaC: MSVITPNLPRSPSFLQSLICFSVIIITIAGGLFGLGISLHTLMFLCLLWVGLNAFSLGYGYIHIRELMTNALTRAMPAIYIFILIGMVIASFMHSGTIATLIYYGLSWLSPSLFLAVGLLLCALMSLATGTSWGTVGTLGVVFIGIGSAMNIPLPLVAGMIVCGATFGDKMSPISDTTNLAAMSAGTDLYRHIYAMLFTTTPTFILTFLIFLVIGFNYGEQNLDLAEVTSIQTALANNYSLTPLITLLPLILLAVLSIRKVPAEVTMSCSIILAVLIAIFYQQESAISVLNALWENTPESTGISSLDALLGRGGISSMSWTLLLALMAIALGGILHGAGFLSALLAGIIKRVQRTATLIATTIMSGFLGNIAMGEAYISIILSCQLFKPKYEQQNLEPAILSRSVEEGATMTTGLIPWTTAGAFYTATLGVDVLDYAPYAFFNYLNAIVAVAMAAFGIGLLKLKTKPDVA, translated from the coding sequence ATGTCTGTAATTACGCCTAACTTACCCCGTAGCCCTAGTTTTTTGCAGTCTCTTATCTGTTTTAGCGTGATTATCATCACCATAGCGGGTGGACTTTTTGGTCTAGGGATCAGCCTGCATACACTAATGTTTCTGTGCCTGTTGTGGGTAGGACTCAACGCTTTTAGTCTTGGTTACGGCTATATACATATACGTGAGTTGATGACTAACGCCCTCACCAGAGCCATGCCTGCCATCTATATATTTATATTGATCGGTATGGTGATTGCTAGTTTTATGCACAGTGGCACCATCGCCACACTTATTTATTATGGCCTTAGCTGGCTGAGTCCGAGTTTGTTTTTGGCTGTTGGTTTATTACTGTGCGCCTTGATGTCGCTAGCAACTGGAACATCTTGGGGGACAGTCGGCACCTTAGGTGTGGTTTTTATTGGCATCGGTTCTGCCATGAATATTCCCCTACCTTTGGTTGCCGGTATGATTGTCTGCGGTGCCACCTTCGGTGATAAAATGTCGCCGATTTCAGATACCACAAACCTTGCTGCTATGAGTGCTGGCACCGATCTTTATCGACACATTTACGCCATGCTGTTCACTACAACGCCGACTTTTATCCTCACTTTTTTAATATTTTTAGTGATCGGATTTAACTATGGTGAGCAAAATCTAGACTTGGCAGAGGTCACCTCAATTCAAACAGCACTCGCCAACAATTACAGCCTTACGCCGCTGATTACCTTGTTACCTCTGATTTTACTCGCGGTGCTGAGCATTAGAAAAGTGCCCGCTGAAGTGACTATGTCATGCAGCATTATACTTGCCGTGCTAATTGCGATTTTTTATCAGCAAGAAAGTGCTATCTCTGTGCTTAATGCACTGTGGGAAAATACACCGGAATCAACGGGTATCTCCAGTTTAGATGCTTTGCTCGGTCGCGGCGGCATTAGCAGTATGAGCTGGACCTTGCTGCTGGCGTTAATGGCTATCGCGCTAGGCGGAATTTTGCACGGCGCGGGATTTCTTAGCGCACTATTAGCTGGCATCATAAAAAGAGTGCAGCGCACCGCTACCCTTATTGCGACAACAATTATGTCCGGCTTCTTAGGTAACATTGCTATGGGCGAGGCCTATATTTCGATTATTCTAAGTTGCCAACTGTTTAAGCCTAAATATGAGCAACAAAATTTAGAGCCAGCCATTCTTTCGCGCTCAGTTGAAGAAGGGGCCACTATGACCACAGGTCTTATTCCGTGGACTACGGCCGGTGCCTTTTATACTGCCACACTAGGGGTAGATGTACTTGACTACGCGCCCTATGCTTTTTTCAACTACCTTAATGCCATTGTAGCAGTGGCAATGGCAGCCTTTGGCATTGGTCTTCTCAAACTGAAAACGAAACCTGATGTGGCATAA
- a CDS encoding sigma-70 family RNA polymerase sigma factor has product MEQDTLLGLLSATGAGDKQAFAKLYKLTSGQLFAVSLKMLGRRELAEEALQEAYVKIWHNATEYQHGKGAVLTWMISIVRYRALDMLRYHKVRKEEALEDGQEAIFEAPSTDDGPDVAKTKLEDCMGELEPQQKQAIHLAYYNGLTHHEVVGHLDLPLGTIKSWIRRGLQQLQRCLAL; this is encoded by the coding sequence ATGGAACAAGACACTTTATTGGGGTTACTTAGCGCAACGGGTGCAGGCGACAAGCAGGCCTTTGCTAAATTGTATAAATTGACGAGTGGTCAGTTATTTGCAGTTAGTTTGAAAATGCTGGGGCGACGAGAGCTTGCTGAAGAAGCATTACAAGAAGCTTATGTAAAGATTTGGCACAACGCAACAGAATATCAGCATGGTAAAGGAGCAGTATTAACCTGGATGATCAGTATTGTACGGTACCGCGCCCTAGATATGTTGCGTTATCACAAGGTCAGAAAAGAAGAGGCATTAGAAGACGGGCAAGAAGCTATTTTTGAAGCGCCAAGCACAGATGATGGGCCTGATGTAGCTAAAACCAAGCTCGAAGATTGTATGGGTGAGCTTGAACCACAGCAAAAGCAAGCCATTCATTTAGCATACTATAATGGCTTAACACATCATGAGGTAGTAGGGCATTTAGACTTACCACTTGGCACCATTAAAAGCTGGATCCGCCGTGGATTACAACAACTGCAGAGGTGTTTAGCATTATGA
- a CDS encoding DUF4331 domain-containing protein, whose protein sequence is MQVLKVSLIASIVCSSLLVANAFASSHREAPNITRMPTLDSTDFYAFNSYEAGREEYVTLIANYIPLQDAYGGPNYYAMDPAAVYSIHIDNDGDAVEDLTFQFKFTNELANKNQGIALTVGPAGNQRTVAVPLKNIGAITAGDQSAANFTESYQLSLVKGPQNDGMANVLSNSNGATMFHKPLDYIGNKSFGDTAAYADYASQFVYQFSIEGCVSPAKVFVGQRKDPFVVNLGKTFDLVNYVPVEGDSAPGAGDQGGFPGGITQSSDNDDLMDKNVTALSIEVPKSCLTTQGNGTIGAWTTASLPQARILNPSAKIGKTEVNGGALTQVSRLGNPLVNELVIGLKDKDTFSSAHPKDDTQFADYVTHPSLPELLNILFKDAVNQTLGANIETLAPTNFPRADLVTAFLTGFAGVNQLATVTPSEMLRLNTGIPAKPRDMQSAFGVAGDDLAGFPNGRRPGDDVVDIALRVVMGRLCYPIPVNGTDTDLGLCTPDDASVGNVPFTDGAPVNASMMMDHFPYLATPLSGSK, encoded by the coding sequence ATGCAAGTACTCAAAGTATCGCTTATCGCAAGTATCGTATGTAGCAGCTTATTAGTCGCAAATGCGTTTGCATCGAGCCACAGAGAAGCACCGAACATTACCCGTATGCCAACATTAGACTCTACCGACTTTTATGCCTTTAACAGTTATGAGGCAGGACGCGAAGAGTACGTCACATTAATCGCTAACTATATTCCGTTACAAGACGCTTATGGTGGACCTAACTACTACGCTATGGATCCTGCCGCGGTATACAGTATTCATATCGATAATGATGGTGATGCGGTAGAAGATTTAACCTTTCAATTTAAGTTCACTAACGAACTGGCTAATAAGAACCAAGGTATTGCGTTAACCGTAGGCCCCGCGGGTAATCAACGCACGGTAGCAGTGCCGCTTAAAAATATTGGCGCTATTACAGCGGGCGATCAAAGTGCAGCTAATTTTACTGAGTCTTATCAACTGAGTTTAGTTAAAGGACCACAAAACGACGGTATGGCTAACGTGTTAAGTAACAGCAATGGTGCAACCATGTTCCATAAGCCACTTGATTATATTGGTAATAAAAGCTTTGGTGACACAGCGGCCTATGCCGACTACGCTAGCCAGTTTGTGTATCAATTCTCTATTGAAGGTTGTGTAAGTCCTGCCAAGGTGTTTGTTGGACAACGTAAAGATCCGTTTGTGGTTAACCTAGGTAAAACTTTTGACTTGGTTAACTATGTACCTGTTGAAGGTGACAGCGCTCCTGGAGCTGGAGATCAAGGTGGCTTCCCTGGTGGCATTACTCAATCAAGTGATAACGATGATTTGATGGATAAAAACGTCACAGCACTGTCTATTGAAGTACCAAAGTCTTGTTTAACCACCCAAGGTAACGGCACCATAGGTGCATGGACTACAGCAAGTTTACCGCAAGCGCGTATTTTAAATCCAAGCGCTAAAATAGGTAAAACGGAAGTCAATGGCGGTGCGCTTACACAAGTGTCCCGTTTAGGTAATCCGTTAGTTAATGAACTGGTTATTGGCTTAAAAGATAAAGACACATTCTCGAGTGCCCATCCAAAAGATGACACCCAGTTTGCTGACTATGTCACTCACCCAAGTTTACCTGAGCTGCTAAACATTCTGTTTAAAGATGCGGTAAATCAAACCTTGGGCGCAAATATTGAAACCTTAGCACCGACTAACTTCCCTCGTGCTGATCTTGTTACTGCATTTTTAACTGGTTTTGCGGGTGTAAATCAACTTGCAACGGTTACACCGTCAGAAATGCTACGTTTAAATACCGGTATTCCAGCTAAACCACGTGACATGCAGTCAGCATTTGGCGTAGCGGGTGATGATTTAGCCGGTTTCCCAAATGGTCGCCGTCCAGGTGATGATGTGGTTGATATTGCGCTACGTGTTGTGATGGGGCGTTTATGTTATCCGATCCCAGTAAACGGTACCGACACTGACTTAGGTTTGTGTACCCCCGATGATGCAAGTGTTGGTAATGTGCCTTTTACTGATGGTGCTCCAGTTAATGCCAGCATGATGATGGATCACTTTCCTTATCTAGCAACGCCATTGTCAGGTTCAAAATAG
- a CDS encoding anti-sigma factor, giving the protein MNYRDPELTEALAAEYVLGTLRGQARRRFQKLMMQIPSLRESTWLWEQHLHGMSDNLTPVEPEARVWKQISLRLGFTSANASTDQSVELTADTQSNVVFISSFNTRLWQGAASLATAAAILMAVVMVKQQPIDIPVAQQMAVVQGAQSQALWLIEVTDNTIEVRSTSNFKPLANKDYQLWMIAKGVDNPISLGLLPKSGQLSLPKNSQFDSVDIVALAVSLEPLNGSPNGLPTEVLYTTELAIL; this is encoded by the coding sequence ATGAATTATCGCGACCCCGAATTAACAGAAGCATTAGCGGCAGAATATGTGTTGGGTACTTTACGTGGTCAAGCACGTCGCCGGTTTCAGAAGTTAATGATGCAAATTCCTAGTTTGCGAGAAAGTACCTGGCTATGGGAGCAGCATTTACATGGCATGAGTGACAACTTAACGCCTGTAGAGCCTGAAGCACGAGTATGGAAACAAATTAGCCTGCGACTAGGATTCACTTCAGCTAATGCCAGTACTGATCAAAGCGTTGAATTAACGGCTGATACTCAATCAAATGTTGTGTTTATATCATCATTTAACACCCGTTTATGGCAGGGGGCTGCGTCATTGGCTACCGCCGCCGCAATACTCATGGCGGTTGTGATGGTCAAGCAGCAACCGATTGATATTCCGGTTGCTCAGCAAATGGCCGTAGTACAAGGCGCACAATCCCAAGCATTATGGTTAATTGAAGTCACAGATAACACTATTGAGGTGCGATCAACCAGCAACTTTAAGCCACTGGCGAATAAAGATTATCAGTTGTGGATGATAGCTAAAGGCGTAGATAACCCTATATCGCTGGGTTTGTTGCCTAAGTCTGGCCAATTATCATTGCCTAAAAACAGCCAGTTTGATTCGGTTGATATTGTGGCGTTAGCTGTGAGTTTAGAGCCATTAAACGGTTCACCTAATGGCTTACCTACAGAGGTACTTTACACGACAGAGCTAGCGATATTGTAA